In a genomic window of Bradyrhizobium sp. 195:
- a CDS encoding TrbL/VirB6 family protein gives MAINVFDSFLKEFEQPITTFVSTSASNLASYIDGPLRTAVMLYVILYGFAVMRGAISEPIMEFAWRAMRIVVVVMLATNSSAFQQYVTGLFFDSLPREIGNALAGSGLNTNSGAPFDQLLSKGIDVANKIYDQAGITDVAPALIAAILLIFVAVGSFLQFAILLYAKVGLGVVIALGPIFIALGLFETTRPFTEAWLRQVANFVILLVLVVALVGLMLTTVTGFIDRFAANAGTAGEMVVAAVAISAVLGLSGYISLQLPVIAGGLAGGGASLASRLVTSPMIANATAAASGAYAGARWSASRGLNALRASRQGGSMRRTRSPGTTTA, from the coding sequence ATGGCCATAAACGTCTTCGACAGTTTCCTGAAGGAATTCGAGCAACCGATCACGACATTCGTGTCGACTTCGGCATCGAATCTTGCCTCCTACATTGACGGTCCCCTCCGCACCGCCGTGATGCTCTATGTCATCCTCTACGGATTTGCGGTGATGCGGGGCGCAATCTCCGAGCCAATCATGGAGTTTGCCTGGCGGGCGATGCGAATCGTGGTCGTTGTTATGCTCGCGACCAACTCGAGCGCGTTCCAGCAATACGTCACCGGGCTGTTCTTTGATTCCTTACCGAGGGAGATCGGCAATGCCTTGGCGGGCTCGGGACTGAACACAAATTCCGGAGCTCCTTTCGATCAGCTTCTTTCCAAGGGAATCGACGTCGCAAATAAGATCTACGATCAAGCGGGAATAACCGACGTGGCTCCGGCCCTGATTGCCGCCATTCTCCTGATCTTTGTGGCGGTTGGGTCCTTCTTGCAGTTTGCCATCCTGCTCTATGCCAAAGTTGGTCTGGGGGTCGTGATTGCGCTCGGTCCGATATTCATTGCGCTTGGCTTATTTGAGACCACGCGGCCGTTTACTGAAGCCTGGCTTCGGCAGGTCGCGAATTTCGTGATCCTGCTGGTGCTGGTGGTCGCTCTGGTCGGGTTGATGTTAACGACCGTCACCGGCTTCATCGACAGGTTTGCGGCAAACGCCGGCACAGCCGGCGAGATGGTGGTCGCCGCTGTCGCCATCAGCGCGGTGCTCGGTCTGTCCGGGTACATCTCGCTTCAACTGCCGGTCATCGCAGGCGGCCTCGCCGGGGGCGGCGCTTCGCTCGCCAGCCGGCTAGTCACAAGCCCCATGATCGCCAACGCCACGGCCGCGGCCAGCGGCGCTTATGCCGGCGCCCGCTGGTCGGCCAGCCGCGGTCTCAACGCACTAAGAGCCAGTCGGCAGGGCGGCAGTATGAGGCGCACCCGATCGCCGGGAACCACAACGGCGTAG
- a CDS encoding lysozyme family protein — protein sequence MDPAAFVTLVEQCAPTRNLVRPLTAIVRQASSFEPLLITVQARKPVPIQASDRDEAIQLATEAIATGQQVRTGLAQLDAADMKEAGLTVTTTFDACKHIAGLGRLFEARLQAANVSASGRDQAVARIASSFAANTPRTAPEPQIPPGDADIPTGETPKLNKPSPSIRERPNWDVYRSGVGTSAFVYER from the coding sequence ATGGATCCAGCTGCCTTCGTAACTCTGGTCGAGCAGTGCGCACCGACGCGGAACTTGGTACGGCCGCTGACGGCGATCGTGCGGCAGGCGAGCTCGTTCGAGCCGCTGCTCATCACAGTTCAGGCGCGGAAGCCGGTTCCGATTCAGGCAAGTGATCGCGACGAAGCGATCCAGCTCGCGACCGAGGCCATCGCTACAGGCCAGCAGGTTCGGACCGGTCTCGCTCAGCTTGATGCCGCGGACATGAAAGAGGCCGGGCTGACGGTTACCACGACTTTCGACGCCTGCAAGCATATCGCGGGCCTCGGCAGATTGTTCGAGGCCCGCTTGCAGGCAGCAAACGTGAGCGCCTCGGGCCGCGATCAGGCCGTTGCCAGGATTGCCTCAAGCTTCGCGGCCAACACCCCCCGAACAGCTCCCGAGCCCCAAATCCCGCCCGGCGATGCCGACATTCCCACCGGCGAAACCCCGAAACTCAACAAGCCATCTCCCTCCATCAGGGAGCGTCCGAACTGGGACGTCTATCGCTCCGGCGTTGGCACGTCAGCCTTTGTCTATGAGCGATGA
- a CDS encoding EexN family lipoprotein yields the protein MTMKASILVIAVAAALTGCNEADKSQQTKTVGWFFDHRDELQATLKACRDNPGEHRNTPDCINANEARKKLTVQEMKDALK from the coding sequence ATGACGATGAAGGCATCCATTCTGGTAATCGCCGTCGCCGCCGCTCTTACGGGCTGCAATGAAGCCGATAAGAGTCAGCAGACGAAGACCGTCGGTTGGTTTTTCGATCATCGGGACGAGCTTCAAGCAACGCTCAAGGCCTGCCGCGATAACCCAGGTGAACACAGGAACACGCCTGACTGCATCAATGCCAACGAAGCTCGTAAGAAGCTCACCGTCCAAGAGATGAAAGACGCTCTGAAGTAG
- the virB5 gene encoding P-type DNA transfer protein VirB5: MMIQRSPAFFTSVSVLTLLMASPAGAEIVFDPSVYARQFEQLTELKKQVDTLTSQLRVAQDQLNQAKQLYDSFNKRTNANDIGSLLNTPQFRKVLPQQFSDIERLVAGQGGDNFADAMNHYLSQNRAYAGNSGNSYYQSELDRIARQTGAKHSMGQAVYDTASQRIDALEELRTRISTATDVKETLDLSARLQAEQALLQNDVLRMQGLAMIQQARTDMDSQRERERQRQLVDEMKAALQ, from the coding sequence ATGATGATCCAGCGCAGTCCGGCATTTTTCACATCCGTCTCAGTCTTGACCCTCCTGATGGCATCACCCGCAGGAGCGGAGATTGTCTTCGATCCGAGCGTCTATGCGCGGCAATTCGAACAGCTGACTGAACTGAAGAAGCAGGTCGACACCCTGACGTCCCAGCTCAGGGTAGCGCAGGATCAATTGAACCAGGCCAAGCAGCTCTATGACAGTTTCAACAAACGGACCAACGCCAACGACATCGGATCGCTCTTGAACACGCCTCAGTTCCGGAAAGTTCTGCCCCAACAGTTCTCCGACATCGAACGTCTCGTCGCGGGGCAGGGTGGGGACAACTTCGCCGACGCGATGAACCATTATCTTTCGCAGAACCGAGCGTATGCGGGAAACAGCGGCAATTCATACTATCAGAGCGAGCTCGACCGGATCGCGCGGCAGACCGGCGCCAAGCACTCCATGGGCCAGGCGGTCTACGACACCGCCTCGCAGCGTATCGATGCCCTCGAAGAACTGAGAACGCGCATCAGCACGGCAACCGACGTCAAGGAGACGCTCGATCTGTCGGCGCGGCTACAGGCCGAACAGGCGCTGCTGCAGAACGATGTGCTGCGGATGCAGGGTCTCGCAATGATCCAGCAGGCCCGTACCGACATGGACAGCCAACGGGAGCGCGAGAGACAGCGTCAACTGGTCGACGAGATGAAGGCGGCGCTGCAATGA
- a CDS encoding acyl-homoserine-lactone synthase: protein MKVIVRTRTALLHDSELMIGMHRLRGRVFKERLDWDVSVAGGLEIDQYDTFKATYLLVVERREVVGCVRLLPTTGRNMLADTFPVLLDGHAPPRAANIWESSRFCVDTKTVAATAENGLREATFLLFAAMIEWAQQYDLRAIATVTDQRMERILRRAGWHLERLGEPRQIGSTKAVAGLLPVTDEALKAIRAAGKISKPAIDTQPSTARAA from the coding sequence ATGAAGGTCATTGTGCGCACACGAACGGCGCTTCTGCACGATTCCGAACTGATGATAGGAATGCATCGGCTGCGCGGGCGCGTGTTCAAGGAGCGGCTCGATTGGGACGTCTCTGTCGCAGGTGGATTGGAGATCGATCAGTACGACACATTCAAGGCGACCTATTTGTTGGTTGTTGAACGGCGCGAGGTTGTCGGTTGTGTTCGCCTGCTGCCCACGACAGGGCGCAACATGCTGGCCGACACGTTCCCGGTGTTGCTGGATGGCCACGCACCGCCCAGGGCAGCCAATATTTGGGAGAGCTCGCGCTTTTGCGTTGATACCAAAACCGTCGCGGCGACCGCCGAGAACGGCTTGCGGGAAGCAACGTTCCTCCTCTTTGCAGCAATGATCGAATGGGCCCAGCAGTACGACCTGCGGGCCATTGCGACCGTCACTGATCAGCGCATGGAACGAATCCTGCGACGGGCGGGATGGCATCTCGAACGCCTCGGTGAGCCGCGTCAAATCGGATCCACCAAGGCCGTCGCTGGGCTGCTGCCAGTCACCGATGAGGCCCTCAAGGCGATCCGGGCAGCTGGCAAGATTTCGAAGCCGGCAATTGATACTCAGCCAAGCACGGCGCGCGCGGCATAG
- a CDS encoding helix-turn-helix transcriptional regulator: MKNVKRACDEFVDCLHAAHTEDDFRRIAERTAHALGFRWFAYFGHRANGPKLISSYPKSWTSHYFREGYHNIDPVLQDPRNTSRMFLWDGREARSARSAKERRLFEDALSFKIRTGLTVRIPASQNQCAAFTLAVDDRSLGLDRFIETSKDLLERMGLTYHAHVNAARIGHVSWEGYQGSPLTQRERQCLAWISDGKTMQDIAELLGVSSRGVKYHLDNARRNLAALTLPHAVALALRQGLLP; this comes from the coding sequence ATGAAGAACGTCAAAAGAGCTTGCGATGAATTCGTTGATTGTCTTCATGCGGCCCATACGGAAGATGATTTTCGACGCATCGCGGAACGAACCGCGCATGCACTGGGCTTTCGCTGGTTTGCCTATTTTGGACACCGCGCGAATGGCCCCAAACTGATCTCATCTTACCCGAAGAGTTGGACCAGCCATTATTTTCGGGAAGGATACCATAACATCGATCCCGTTCTTCAGGACCCGCGAAACACGAGCCGAATGTTCCTGTGGGATGGTCGTGAGGCGCGAAGCGCAAGGTCGGCGAAAGAACGCCGTTTGTTTGAGGATGCGCTCAGCTTCAAGATCAGGACCGGTCTGACGGTTCGCATTCCCGCAAGTCAAAACCAGTGCGCGGCCTTTACGCTCGCGGTGGACGACCGCAGCCTCGGACTCGATCGTTTCATCGAGACTTCGAAAGACCTCTTGGAGAGGATGGGCCTTACCTATCATGCGCATGTGAACGCGGCCAGGATCGGACACGTGTCCTGGGAAGGTTATCAGGGGAGCCCGCTGACTCAGCGCGAGCGGCAGTGTCTCGCGTGGATCTCTGACGGCAAGACGATGCAGGATATTGCGGAGCTTCTGGGAGTGTCGTCCCGTGGGGTGAAGTATCATCTAGACAATGCCAGGCGAAATCTTGCTGCACTCACCCTTCCCCACGCTGTGGCGCTGGCGCTTCGGCAGGGGTTGCTTCCCTAA
- a CDS encoding VirB4 family type IV secretion/conjugal transfer ATPase has translation MRNAALKTREIGPDVYLPFGRHVTDTVISLTTRALLTVIRLDGTSFETAETADLNDLHAKLNLTLRNVANPRLALWTHLVRRRTSDYPDGAFRSTFSASLDAQYRDQLRKAALFRNELYLTLVWHPGRAPADAAAAFFKRLGRSAAASLEVDSDALKRLNDVTRDMVAALERYGAHALGLIERDGITFSEPMELLHTVASGEWMPMPLPQGPIGPALYSNRIIFGREAIEIRSAGGSRFAGMFGLKEYPASTKPGLLNALLSAPFEVILTQSLAFLSKADAKTVLTRKQNQLVSAQDPAASQVDELSDALDDLESNRFVLGDHHLSLLIYAETPLQLQDHMSVARRALADAGAVVAREDLGLEAAYWAQLPGLFKYRARTGAISSRNFAALSPFHTYPTGKPAGNHWGPAVAMLKTASGSPFYFSFHHGDLGNTFICGPSGSGKTVVQNFLLSQAERLGATYVFFDKDRGAEIFVRAAGGTYLTLHNGIATGCAPLKALELTPANLSFLGALIRKLVTPEDRPLTVTEEERIDSGLRALGHLRQSERSFGALRAFLGQQDREGIGARLERWCRGAPFGWVLDGEHDAIGLDARFIGFDMTDLLDHPTVRTPLMMYLFHRVERLIDGQRLIIDIDEFWKALGDEAFRDLANNKLKTIRKQNGVMVFGTQSPRDALASPIAHTIVEQCPTQIFLPNARGTRSDYVDGFHLTDAEFRLIKEELAPESRRFLVKQGHNSVVAELDLGGFDDALAVLSGRTETVELLDRVRAEVGDDPVQWLPVFHAERRKAR, from the coding sequence ATGCGTAACGCAGCGCTCAAAACCCGGGAGATCGGGCCCGACGTTTACCTGCCGTTCGGCCGGCACGTCACCGATACGGTGATCAGTCTCACGACGCGGGCCCTGCTGACGGTGATCCGGCTCGACGGCACCTCGTTCGAGACCGCCGAGACGGCGGATCTGAACGACCTGCACGCCAAGCTAAACCTCACCCTACGCAATGTTGCGAACCCGCGGCTGGCGCTCTGGACCCATCTGGTGCGACGCCGGACATCGGACTATCCGGACGGTGCGTTCCGATCGACATTTTCAGCTTCGCTCGACGCGCAATATCGCGACCAGCTCCGCAAGGCAGCGCTATTTCGCAACGAGCTCTATCTGACGCTGGTTTGGCATCCCGGTCGCGCCCCCGCTGACGCGGCGGCCGCATTCTTCAAGCGGCTTGGCCGGAGTGCTGCGGCTTCCCTCGAAGTCGACAGCGACGCCTTGAAGCGGCTCAACGATGTCACGCGCGATATGGTCGCCGCATTGGAGCGCTACGGCGCCCATGCTCTCGGATTGATTGAGCGCGACGGCATCACCTTCTCGGAGCCAATGGAGCTACTCCATACCGTCGCCTCCGGCGAGTGGATGCCGATGCCATTGCCGCAAGGGCCGATTGGCCCGGCACTTTATTCAAACCGGATCATCTTCGGCCGCGAAGCCATCGAAATCCGCAGCGCGGGTGGATCGCGCTTTGCTGGCATGTTTGGACTCAAGGAATATCCGGCGTCCACCAAGCCAGGACTGTTGAACGCGCTGCTTTCCGCGCCTTTCGAGGTGATCCTCACGCAATCCTTGGCGTTTCTGTCGAAAGCCGACGCCAAGACTGTCCTCACGCGTAAGCAGAACCAGCTGGTCTCGGCTCAGGATCCGGCCGCCTCGCAGGTTGATGAGCTCTCTGACGCGCTCGACGATCTCGAATCCAACAGGTTCGTGCTCGGAGATCATCATCTCTCGCTGCTAATCTATGCCGAGACGCCTTTGCAGCTACAGGATCACATGAGCGTGGCGCGGCGCGCACTGGCCGACGCGGGCGCCGTGGTGGCGCGCGAGGATCTCGGCCTTGAAGCAGCCTATTGGGCCCAGCTTCCGGGACTGTTCAAGTATCGGGCGCGAACCGGCGCGATCAGCTCGCGCAATTTCGCGGCACTTTCTCCGTTTCACACCTATCCGACCGGAAAGCCTGCCGGCAACCATTGGGGACCGGCGGTTGCGATGCTCAAGACCGCATCCGGCTCTCCGTTCTACTTCTCGTTCCATCACGGCGATCTCGGCAACACCTTTATCTGCGGCCCCTCCGGGTCCGGCAAAACCGTCGTGCAGAATTTCCTGCTGTCGCAGGCCGAGCGGCTCGGCGCCACTTACGTCTTCTTCGACAAGGACCGCGGCGCAGAGATCTTCGTCCGTGCCGCCGGGGGGACGTATCTGACACTCCACAACGGCATTGCGACCGGCTGCGCGCCGCTCAAGGCATTGGAGTTGACGCCAGCCAATCTGTCCTTCCTGGGCGCTCTTATCCGGAAGCTCGTTACGCCGGAAGACCGCCCGCTGACCGTGACCGAGGAGGAGCGGATCGACTCCGGCTTGCGAGCGCTTGGTCACCTGCGGCAGTCGGAACGCTCGTTCGGGGCGCTCCGGGCTTTTCTCGGCCAGCAGGATCGCGAAGGGATCGGTGCACGGTTGGAGCGATGGTGCCGGGGCGCTCCTTTCGGCTGGGTGCTGGATGGCGAGCACGATGCGATCGGTCTCGATGCCCGGTTTATCGGCTTCGACATGACCGATCTGCTGGATCATCCAACCGTTCGCACGCCACTCATGATGTATCTGTTCCACCGTGTCGAACGCCTGATCGACGGCCAGCGCCTGATCATCGACATCGACGAATTCTGGAAGGCGCTCGGCGACGAAGCATTTCGTGATCTCGCCAACAACAAGCTGAAAACCATCCGCAAGCAGAACGGCGTCATGGTGTTCGGTACGCAGTCGCCACGCGACGCGCTGGCTTCCCCGATCGCGCACACTATCGTCGAGCAGTGCCCGACACAAATCTTCCTGCCCAACGCTCGGGGCACGCGATCCGACTACGTCGACGGCTTCCATCTGACCGACGCGGAATTCCGCCTGATCAAGGAGGAGCTGGCGCCCGAAAGCCGGCGGTTCCTGGTCAAGCAAGGCCACAATTCGGTGGTGGCGGAGCTTGACCTCGGCGGCTTCGATGATGCGCTCGCCGTGCTGTCCGGACGGACGGAAACGGTCGAACTGCTCGACCGCGTTCGGGCGGAGGTCGGCGACGATCCGGTGCAATGGCTGCCGGTGTTTCACGCGGAGCGGAGGAAGGCCCGATGA
- a CDS encoding VirB3 family type IV secretion system protein → MIEAVRLTEDTLFLACTRPAMVAGVTMEAMALNVMFSCILFLVAGSIIYGLVAIPIHGLCRIICRHDPNMFRILLAWIETRGRTRNASFWGGSSCTPLKLIRRYRTRDLGYA, encoded by the coding sequence ATGATTGAGGCTGTGCGTCTCACGGAGGATACCTTATTCCTCGCCTGCACGCGTCCGGCCATGGTCGCCGGCGTCACCATGGAAGCGATGGCGCTCAACGTGATGTTTTCCTGCATCCTGTTCCTGGTAGCCGGAAGCATCATCTACGGCCTGGTCGCAATTCCGATCCATGGTCTTTGCCGCATCATCTGCCGGCACGACCCCAACATGTTCCGGATCCTGCTTGCCTGGATCGAAACCCGCGGCCGCACGCGCAACGCATCGTTCTGGGGCGGATCGTCCTGCACGCCGCTCAAGCTCATCCGGCGATATCGAACACGAGACCTTGGTTATGCGTAA
- the nhaD gene encoding sodium:proton antiporter NhaD, with amino-acid sequence MLVALTVIFIVVYGAIALEHPIRIEKSASALFGAGLLWTIYALGEPDHDAIVHQLGETIGSTAGIIFFLMGAMTIVEVIDAHDGFEIITSQIKTKKLTTLMWLVCVVTFFLSAVLDNLTTTIVMVSLIRKLLDEPGDRLLFASLIVIAANAGGAWSPIGDVTTTMLWIGGQITPVQIVKVLFLASLANLLVPLLVVNFRLRGRTFAMPATGGDTDVVTPAFERNVMFALGVAILIMVPAFKAITHLPPFMGILFGLGTLWLVGEVIHRGKQAQERKRLTVAHALTQIDLSSIVFFLGILLAVATLEHTRILAALAAWLDQTIGRTDVIVIVLGLISAVVDNVPLVAASMGMYGMTQYPPDSFLWEFIAYCAGTGGSILIIGSAAGVAAMGLEKIQFIWYMRKISGLALLGYFAGVAIYILQHRLLQ; translated from the coding sequence TTGCTCGTCGCACTCACCGTCATTTTCATTGTCGTCTATGGCGCGATAGCTCTTGAGCACCCGATCAGGATAGAGAAATCGGCTTCCGCACTTTTCGGCGCTGGCTTGCTCTGGACGATCTATGCCCTGGGGGAGCCCGATCATGACGCTATCGTTCATCAACTGGGCGAAACCATCGGTTCGACGGCAGGAATCATATTCTTCCTGATGGGCGCAATGACCATCGTCGAGGTCATCGACGCCCATGACGGATTCGAGATCATCACCTCGCAGATCAAGACGAAGAAGCTGACCACGTTGATGTGGCTGGTCTGCGTCGTGACGTTCTTCTTGAGCGCGGTGCTGGACAATCTGACCACCACGATCGTGATGGTTTCGTTGATCAGGAAACTGCTCGACGAACCAGGAGACAGGCTGCTGTTCGCGTCCTTGATCGTCATCGCCGCCAATGCGGGCGGTGCCTGGTCGCCGATCGGGGACGTGACGACCACCATGCTCTGGATCGGCGGCCAGATCACCCCGGTCCAAATCGTCAAGGTGTTGTTCCTGGCTTCGCTGGCGAATCTGCTGGTCCCGCTGCTCGTCGTGAACTTTCGGCTGAGGGGCAGAACGTTCGCGATGCCGGCGACAGGGGGCGACACCGATGTCGTCACGCCCGCCTTCGAGCGCAACGTGATGTTCGCTCTGGGGGTTGCCATTCTCATCATGGTACCCGCCTTCAAGGCCATCACCCACCTGCCGCCCTTCATGGGCATTCTCTTCGGTTTGGGAACGCTATGGCTGGTCGGTGAGGTGATCCATCGCGGGAAGCAAGCTCAGGAGCGGAAGCGATTGACGGTGGCGCACGCGCTCACGCAGATCGACCTCAGCTCGATCGTCTTCTTCCTCGGCATCCTGCTGGCGGTGGCCACATTGGAGCATACCCGAATCCTTGCCGCCCTGGCAGCGTGGCTGGACCAAACCATCGGACGAACAGACGTCATCGTCATCGTGCTCGGGCTGATCAGCGCTGTCGTCGACAACGTCCCTCTGGTCGCTGCGTCGATGGGAATGTATGGCATGACACAATATCCGCCGGACAGTTTTCTTTGGGAGTTCATCGCTTACTGCGCGGGCACCGGCGGATCCATCTTGATCATCGGTTCAGCTGCCGGAGTCGCCGCAATGGGTCTCGAAAAAATACAGTTCATCTGGTACATGCGGAAGATCAGCGGCCTGGCTCTGCTCGGATATTTCGCTGGAGTAGCGATCTACATTTTGCAGCACCGGTTGCTTCAGTAG
- a CDS encoding helix-turn-helix domain-containing protein codes for MKRRRWSADEEAKLLRMKASGKSWPEIAEELGRTQMSVEVRVAEIKRKEDRFRPPDGANERDEV; via the coding sequence TTGAAACGCCGTCGCTGGTCTGCCGATGAAGAAGCAAAGCTGCTCCGGATGAAGGCGTCGGGGAAATCGTGGCCGGAAATCGCCGAAGAGCTCGGGCGTACGCAGATGTCGGTCGAGGTGCGGGTGGCCGAGATCAAGCGTAAAGAGGACCGGTTTCGTCCGCCAGACGGGGCGAATGAACGCGACGAAGTTTGA
- a CDS encoding cation:proton antiporter — protein sequence MLSIMDLAAVLLTLSAVFGWLNHKFLPLSHSVGLLVMSVVTSLILIGLDAVFPGLRLLDQLSEGMQRIDFAEIVVNGMLAFLLFAGSLHVDLATLRSRAVPVFLLAVFGTIISTAVVGVLFWGLALLAGFPVPFAWALVFGALISPTDPVAVLSTLRNANVPKELQVETEGEALFNDGVGIVLFTILLRFAASGEGASVSARDVGELLLREAGGGILLGVATGYIAYRAMRLIDDYAVEVLITVALVTGTYALASHVHVSGPLSMVAAGLLIGDRGPRYAMSERTQRYVFALWTVVDEILNSVLFLLIGLETLILRFDPRTLLVATAAVPIVLFARFVSVGVQPILFAWTRMLSWANAPFLTWAGVRGGISVALALSLPNTPAKPLILTATYAVVLFSIIVQGSTLGLVARRTVGSGSKSNPSVQPDMTSPSAPRARQ from the coding sequence GTGCTCTCGATCATGGACCTCGCCGCCGTATTGCTTACGCTCTCGGCGGTATTCGGCTGGCTCAACCACAAGTTCCTGCCGCTGTCGCACAGCGTCGGCCTGCTGGTGATGAGCGTCGTCACGTCGCTGATACTGATCGGATTGGACGCCGTCTTCCCGGGACTGCGTCTGCTCGACCAGCTCTCGGAAGGCATGCAGCGGATCGACTTCGCCGAGATCGTCGTCAACGGGATGCTTGCCTTCCTGCTCTTCGCCGGTTCGCTGCACGTCGATCTCGCCACCTTGCGCAGCCGGGCCGTCCCGGTGTTCCTGCTCGCGGTCTTCGGCACGATCATCTCGACCGCGGTCGTCGGCGTGCTGTTCTGGGGGCTCGCCCTGCTGGCCGGCTTTCCCGTACCGTTCGCCTGGGCCCTGGTGTTCGGCGCGCTGATCAGCCCGACTGACCCCGTCGCGGTGCTGAGCACGCTACGCAACGCGAACGTGCCGAAGGAACTCCAGGTCGAGACCGAGGGCGAAGCGCTCTTCAACGATGGCGTCGGCATCGTGCTGTTCACCATCCTGCTGCGCTTTGCGGCATCCGGCGAGGGAGCCTCGGTTTCGGCGAGAGACGTCGGCGAACTGCTGCTGCGGGAGGCGGGCGGCGGCATCCTGCTGGGAGTTGCCACCGGCTACATCGCCTATCGCGCCATGCGCCTGATCGACGACTATGCGGTCGAGGTGCTGATCACCGTGGCGCTGGTGACTGGGACCTACGCACTGGCCTCGCACGTCCACGTCAGCGGTCCTCTCTCCATGGTCGCGGCCGGCCTTCTGATCGGTGACCGCGGGCCGCGCTACGCCATGAGCGAACGGACGCAGCGCTACGTGTTCGCCCTCTGGACCGTCGTGGACGAGATCCTCAACTCGGTTCTCTTCCTGCTGATCGGGCTCGAGACGCTGATCCTGCGCTTCGATCCGCGAACTCTTCTCGTCGCCACCGCCGCCGTGCCGATCGTTCTGTTCGCGAGGTTCGTCTCGGTGGGGGTACAGCCGATCCTGTTCGCCTGGACCCGCATGCTCTCCTGGGCCAACGCCCCGTTTCTGACCTGGGCGGGCGTACGGGGCGGCATCTCCGTGGCGCTGGCGCTGTCGTTGCCGAATACGCCGGCGAAGCCTCTCATTCTGACGGCAACCTACGCCGTCGTTCTCTTCAGCATCATCGTCCAGGGATCCACGCTCGGACTCGTCGCCAGGCGAACCGTCGGTTCCGGATCAAAATCGAATCCTTCGGTTCAGCCGGATATGACGTCGCCGTCCGCGCCCCGTGCGCGCCAGTAG
- a CDS encoding TrbC/VirB2 family protein: MTSRVKQAAALVCMGAVLSVALVEPALAQTANIEGVLQNIVNMLTGNVARLLATLAVIIVGIAWMFGYLDLRKAAYVVLGVAITFGASEVVSTLTGGR, from the coding sequence ATGACATCTCGTGTTAAGCAAGCCGCCGCACTCGTGTGCATGGGGGCCGTTCTCAGCGTCGCCTTGGTCGAGCCTGCGCTCGCGCAGACCGCGAACATCGAGGGTGTGCTGCAGAACATCGTCAACATGCTAACCGGCAACGTCGCCCGCCTGCTGGCGACGCTGGCGGTCATCATCGTCGGCATCGCCTGGATGTTCGGCTATCTCGATCTGCGCAAGGCCGCGTATGTCGTGCTCGGCGTCGCTATCACGTTCGGCGCCTCCGAGGTGGTCTCGACCCTGACCGGGGGGCGTTGA
- a CDS encoding DUF4118 domain-containing protein — MRSSVTLPGRWPRIEPWSWRSFAASLLLVLASVAAQMILVDLGLELAFAAFFPAVLVSVFLGGKPAGTFAAVLTLPLVWWAFLPPAFEFSPLGPAAYEDIKLFFLGSVLLVYFADLCRDLHSLGTPSHS; from the coding sequence ATGAGGAGCTCGGTCACTCTTCCGGGACGATGGCCCCGGATCGAACCCTGGTCGTGGCGCAGCTTCGCGGCCAGCCTACTGCTCGTCCTCGCCTCGGTCGCGGCGCAGATGATCCTGGTCGATTTGGGTCTCGAACTCGCTTTCGCCGCGTTCTTCCCTGCGGTCTTGGTCTCGGTATTCCTGGGAGGCAAACCGGCGGGCACCTTCGCGGCCGTCCTGACGTTGCCCTTGGTGTGGTGGGCTTTTCTTCCGCCGGCCTTCGAGTTCAGTCCGCTCGGTCCCGCAGCTTACGAAGACATCAAGCTGTTCTTCCTCGGGAGCGTTCTGCTCGTCTATTTTGCTGATCTCTGCCGGGACCTACACTCGTTGGGTACCCCATCGCATTCCTAA